A single genomic interval of bacterium harbors:
- a CDS encoding PorT family protein translates to MKRTARCSLTVLLLFATRLTAAEHWVINGFNISGVPHAGCLWQPGATFGFAQTWRLGSRWRLGLEMQGFYAGSRLVDKKFRYSYMSTTINSGDLTLSSVFLELPLLLRYTLPIHSQLQMRIALGGSIAFGVGDHTRYHFKNNLYRWEHGEWPEALPCPIDLTLIEDPGELPLIGRKSQSPLAWQLGLGIESERYYLELRGRYGKMGLWGYDELLDHVMIHLLLGLRWQGFR, encoded by the coding sequence ATGAAAAGAACAGCGCGGTGCTCTCTGACGGTTCTGCTGCTTTTCGCCACAAGGCTTACGGCTGCGGAACACTGGGTGATCAACGGCTTTAATATCTCCGGGGTTCCCCACGCCGGTTGTCTTTGGCAGCCGGGCGCGACTTTTGGCTTTGCACAAACATGGCGGCTTGGCAGTCGCTGGCGTCTCGGCCTGGAGATGCAGGGATTCTATGCCGGCAGCCGGCTGGTGGACAAAAAATTTCGCTACAGCTACATGTCCACAACGATCAACAGCGGCGATCTGACCCTCTCCTCTGTCTTTCTCGAATTGCCCCTGTTGCTGCGTTACACACTGCCGATTCACTCACAGCTGCAAATGCGAATCGCTCTGGGCGGCTCTATTGCTTTTGGAGTGGGCGACCATACACGGTACCATTTCAAAAACAACCTGTATCGATGGGAACATGGGGAATGGCCCGAGGCGCTGCCCTGTCCCATCGACTTGACCCTCATTGAGGACCCAGGCGAACTGCCCCTTATCGGCCGCAAAAGCCAGTCTCCGCTGGCCTGGCAGTTGGGCCTGGGCATCGAGTCGGAGCGCTATTATCTGGAATTGCGCGGCCGGTACGGCAAGATGGGCTTGTGGGGGTATGATGAGTTGCTCGACCACGTTATGATCCATCTGCTGCTAGGGCTGCGCTGGCAGGGATTCAGGTAA